From Epinephelus lanceolatus isolate andai-2023 chromosome 5, ASM4190304v1, whole genome shotgun sequence, the proteins below share one genomic window:
- the LOC117262090 gene encoding monocarboxylate transporter 13 produces MNMDSPVKAQKTRVAVAPQAAPDGGYAWFILLCGFLVFGLTFGVIKSFGVFYVEIHQYFETTATETSWITSIALATIHFAAPLSSALSAHYSHRSVVIMGGLICSIGVMFGAFARNLIELYLTVGFLNGLGYTMTWTPSMTMLGLYFEKRRPIANALASSGECILSFVLTPLFQLLIDSYSWRGALLILGGLQLNLSVCGMLLRSLKITRDITCEVRAQEEGLSLELLPKDSVEQSKPSCLEEPGVSEGLEKETIRASLEDLKKIPDLTMKVQDSNSKTRMAKLSTKILRYVDYRLITNARFMVYSMFGVFAALGFFAPALFLVPYARSRGIEEYQAAALVSISAVLDLFGRVFFGWVANLRLVETVKQLTASVILLGTVLLLCPLASSFLELAAFSTAYGLVYGATVAIHITVLAEVVGVSRLGSALGFFMLIRSSGGLFGPPIAGFFIDKMGDYGTGFIMAGVALIISALFLLILHQMNSRGQGSTTKNPDVHMDKTGPSVRADAKVLDMT; encoded by the exons ATGAACATGGACTCCCCAGTGAAAGCTCAGAAGACGAGGGTAGCAGTGGCACCACAAGCAGCCCCTGATGGTGGCTACGCCTGGTTCATCCTGCTCTGCGGCTTCCTGGTCTTTGGCCTTACCTTTGGGGTCATTAAGTCCTTTGGTGTATTCTATGTTGAGATACACCAATACTTTGAAACTACAGCAACAGAAACATCTTGGATTACCTCTATCGCTTTGGCTACCATTCACTTTGCGG CTCCTTTATCATCTGCTCTGAGTGCTCACTACAGCCATCGCTCTGTAGTGATAATGGGAGGACTGATATGCAGCATAGGAGTCATGTTTGGGGCTTTTGCTCGTAACCTAATCGAACTCTATTTAACAGTGGGGTTCCTAAACG GTTTGGGCTAcacaatgacatggaccccgtCGATGACCATGCTGGGATTGTACTTTGAGAAGAGGCGTCCGATAGCAAACGCCTTGGCCAGTTCTGGAGAATGCATCCTTTCTTTTGTCCTCACACCTCTGTTCCAGCTGTTGATTGACAGCTACTCATGGAGGGGCGCTTTGCTAATCCTGGGAGGTCTGCAGCTTAACCTCAGTGTGTGTGGGATGCTGTTGAGGTCCCTAAAAATCACCAGAGACATAACTTGTGAGGTCAGAGCACAGGAAGAAGGCTTGTCCCTGGAACTGCTACCAAAAGACAGCGTGGAGCAGAGCAAACCAAGCTGCCTAGAGGAGCCAGGAGTATCTGAGGGGTTAGAAAAGGAGACAATTAGGGCATCTCTTGAGGACCTGAAAAAGATACCTGATTTAACCATGAAAGTACAAGactcaaacagcaaaactaGGATGGCTAAACTAAGCACCAAAATCCTTCGCTACGTAGATTATAGACTCATCACTAATGCTCGATTCATGGTCTACTCAATGTTTGGGGTGTTTGCTGCACTGGGTTTCTTTGCCCCAGCTCTGTTTCTGGTTCCATATGCTCGTAGTAGGGGGATTGAGGAGTACCAGGCGGCTGCCCTCGTGTCCATCTCTGCAGTACTGGACCTGTTTGGAAGAGTGTTCTTTGGCTGGGTGGCAAACTTGAGACTGGTTGAAACG GTGAAGCAGCTGACAGCTAGTGTGATTCTGCTGGGTACTGTGTTACTGCTCTGCCCGCTGGCCTCCTCGTTCCTAGAGCTGGCTGCTTTCAGCACAGCGTACGGCCTGGTGTATGGTGCTACGGTCGCCATCCACATCACCGTGCTGGCTGAGGTTGTGGGTGTCAGCAGGCTCGGAAGTGCACTGGGCTTCTTTATGCTCATACGCAGCAGCGGAGGCCTGTTTGGACCGCCCATCGCTG GATTCTTCATAGACAAGATGGGTGATTATGGAACGGGGTTCATCATGGCAGGGGTGGCTCTCATCATCTCTGCTCTGTTCCTGCTCATCCTCCATCAGATGAACAGCAGGGGTCAGGGGTCGACCACCAAGAACCCCGATGTGCACATGGACAAAACGGGACCATCTGTCAGAGCTGACGCCAAAGTGCTGGACATGACATGA